The following proteins are encoded in a genomic region of Periophthalmus magnuspinnatus isolate fPerMag1 chromosome 21, fPerMag1.2.pri, whole genome shotgun sequence:
- the LOC117389642 gene encoding olfactory receptor 4E1-like — protein sequence MMDNASAVKVFTLSAVNETVTYKLTIFSLALVYYCLILFLNISLIVIIVLDSNLHEPMYILLCSFCFNALYGTAGFYPKFLIDLQTTSPEISYDACLLQAFIMYSFACSDLSILAVMAYDRYLAICRPLHYHSIMSKKRLSQLVCFSWMMPLSIFAISIIRTSKLRLCSSRIQKIFCVNWVVVKLACPENEIISNNILSYATIIIYVCHGFFIMWTYMHMVKTCIRSKDDQRKFMQTCVPHLTSLTTFLFTILYDLMYMRFGSTTIPQSLQNFIAIEFVVIPPFINPLIYGLKLAKIRKRIVYLLRYTGK from the coding sequence ATGATGGATAACGCATCTGCTGTAAAAGTGTTTACTCTGTCTGCAGTGAACGAGACTGTAACCTACAAACTAACAATCTTTTCACTTGCTTTGGTGTATTACTGCcttattctgtttttaaatatCTCTCTtattgttataattgttttagaTTCAAATCTACATGAGCCTATGTATATTTTACTGTGTAGTTTCTGTTTTAATGCATTGTATGGGACAGCTGGTTTCTACCCCAAATTTCTTATTGATTTACAAACTACATCTCCAGAAATCTCATATGATGCTTGTCTCCTCCAGGCTTTTATCATGTACTCTTTTGCCTGCAGTGACTTGTCCATTTTAGCAGTTATGGCGTATGACAGGTATCTGGCCATATGTCGGCCTTTGCACTACCACTCTATCATGAGTAAAAAGAGACTCTCTCAGTTGGTATGTTTCTCTTGGATGATGCCATTATCTATTTTTGCCATTAGCATTATTCGGACATCTAAACTTCGGCTGTGTAGCTCAAGAattcaaaaaatattttgcGTTAACTGGGTTGTTGTCAAACTTGCCTGTCCAGAAAATGAAATCATATCGAACAATATACTTTCATATGCTACAATTATCATATATGTGTGTCATGGTTTCTTCATTATGTGGACTTACATGCACATGGTTAAAACCTGTATTAGGTCTAAGGACGATCAAAGGAAGTTTATGCAGACCTGTGTACCACATCTGACCTCTTTAACAACATTCCTCTTTACAATTCTTTATGATCTGATGTACATGAGATTTGGTTCTACTACTATTCCCCAAAGCCTTCAAAACTTTATCGCAATTGAATTTGTTGTCATTCCTCCATTCATTAATCctttgatttatggacttaaattGGCAAAAATACGCAAAAGAATTGTATATTTACTGAGATATACTGGGAAATGA